The following proteins are encoded in a genomic region of Oreochromis aureus strain Israel breed Guangdong linkage group 8, ZZ_aureus, whole genome shotgun sequence:
- the LOC116327309 gene encoding lipopolysaccharide-induced tumor necrosis factor-alpha factor homolog, with the protein MENLILDMVSDQNLEELPNVEPDAGEMQKPEEEQQDEADPDPQPESSQETLETRSGPPPLAVIEFRIQQLQNRRFLLQKMREFTKKSQQKMDSPPKQTNVEDDDDSEDELETIQKELNVLLLKKEELSKEEETATPTENGVHQADPSFYKNETPRGGIYTLPPAEVTQEESIEPKEPEEPEEPEEPEEPEEPVETEPEVEIPVETPEDDIAPVETLCRDARLTQCPTCKELIITQTQRKVGETTWLACCLCSMIGCVGGCCIVPFCMKNFKDVHHQCPHCQCTIHTFKPF; encoded by the exons ATGGAGAATCTAATCCTGGACATGGTGTCTGATCAGAATTTAGAGGAGCTTCCAAATGTGGAGCCAGATGCAGGTGAGATGCAAAAGCcagaggaggagcagcaggaCGAGGCTGACCCTGATCCCCAACCTGAATCCAGCCAGGAGACATTGGAGACGAGAAGCGGCCCTCCACCGCTGGCTGTCATTGAGTTCCGCATCCAGCAGCTTCAGAACCGCCGTTTCCTCCTGCAGAAGATGAGAGAATTTACCAAAAAGTCACAGCAAAAGATGGACAGCCCTCCAAAGCAAA caaacgTCGAGGATGACGATGACAGTGAAGACGAGCTGGAGACCATTCAGAAAGAGTTGaatgtgctgctgctgaaaaAGGAGGAGCTGTCGAAAGAGGAAGAGACTGCCACACCCACAGAAAACGGAG TTCATCAAGCAGACCCCAGTTTTTATAAAAATGAAACACCCAGGGGAGGGATCTACACGCTGCCGCCTGCAGAGGTGACCCAGGAGGAGAGCATAGAACCCAAAGAACCTGAAGAACCTGAAGAACCCGAAGAACCTGAAGAACCCGAAGAACCTGTAGAAACTGAACCTGAAGTAGAAATACCAGTAGAAACACCAGAAGATGACATCGCTCCAG TTGAAACTCTGTGCAGAGACGCCAGGCTCACCCAGTGTCCGACCTGCAAAGAGCTCATCATCACACAAACCCAAAGGAAAGTGGGCGAGACAACTTGGTTAGCGTGCTGCTTGTGCTCCATGATAGG CTGTGTTGGCGGCTGCTGTATAGTCCCTTTCTGCATGAAGAACTTCAAGGACGTTCATCACCAATGTCCACACTGTCAGTGCACAATACACACCTTCAAGCCATTCTGA
- the mrtfba gene encoding myocardin-related transcription factor B produces MEPQASQRQLGAEGDCEMSNLLVPSPQSEAVTHEMEELSLQPTLPPLSERKNVLQLRLQQRRTREQLVEQGIMPPLKSPAAFHGQIRSLERARTENFLKHKIRSRPERAELVRMHILQETGAEPSLQATQMKLKRARLADNLNEKIAQRPGPMELVEKNILPVDSSVKQAIIVGQVNYPKVLEEDSNDALSPEQPASQESQSSVPSPVESRGPETPSPVALPSTILQPLPTTDFMKVIATNEPPASHPAVTLTHPVATVVPPKPGPTLVKQSQQKAPSEKSRSKKGKEPKPRVKKLKYHQYVPPDQKQEASEAPMDSSYARLLQQQQLFLQLQILSQQQQHYNYQTILPAPLKPVAEGQNNGGSTLPTSIVVSLPTAPPPAALPSASARQNNSLSNRKPGVLPANLEEMKVAELKLELKLRGLPVSGTKTDLIERLKPFQDNPSTTAASIPTPATTTLSAIPMEVTTTTTPGVVPVQQVAPESMSSTPPVSPVPFDLSTLQQDVGMSEGPSEIQMLTSVGQQSSPSFKVPEEKDRRLHEKERQIEELMRKLEQEQKLVEELKMQLEVEKRGQGDSASVSPKIAPGAAVNSVPPVLNSNLVKVEGAVLSNCSSTTAAIPSSILGSQALSAPVPGVVKLEDVTVSSGKPLQTQTKLITQIQASGQPQITSSPQLLSQSQKSPKLQAQPQSQPAPPSLQQFFISHSGGVSQVLGQPQTLLTATGQAGTQILLPVSLPNNATAIQLPSTTVSLQPVLQATVSNPGLVHSSVPQLQTTKMEMAHSQQPLLQTLTMCNNTAGLENQSRPEMNPQCFLRSSPENKLSPRASPNHQISNGPLNKPSSPQPTFILQPTSLVPQPPKTREPPRYEEAIKQSRSLHINNVSQVPTATSQQMDDLFDILIESGEITPFIQQNSPVSHPKTLPVTASITTLPVNTVLSRPPPQVQVAPPPALVNPCLPGLSSLATDNQLEAFLEGTLAETPSASDPRTQGLMAELQAQLMEQQPFSPMDTSELSFCDSSSPPSSLNMGLSDPALDNMEWLDLTMPPAPGGMLTPLGIPADFLDTHDLHWD; encoded by the exons ATGGAGCCCCAGGCTTCCCAGAGGCAGTTAGGAGCAGAGGGGGATTGTGAGATGTCAAATCTACTGGTGCCCAGTCCCCAGAGCGAGGCTGTGACCCATGAGATGGAGGAGCTGTCGCTGCAGCCCACACTGCCTCCGCTCAGTGAACGCAAAAATG TGCTGCAGCTGAGACTCCAGCAGAGGCGAACCCGGGAGCAGCTGGTGGAGCAGGGCATTATGCCAC CTTTGAAGAGTCCGGCAGCTTTCCACGGGCAGATTCGCAGCTTGGAGAGAGCCCGG ACTGAGAATTTTCTCAAACATAAGATCCGCAGTCGTCCAGAAAGAGCAGAGCTGGTCAGGATGCACATCCTGCAAG AGACCGGAGCAGAACCTTCACTACAGGCCACTCAGATGAAGCTGAAGAGAGCCCGACTAGCAGACAACCTCAACGAGAAGATCGCCCAGCGACCGGGCCCAATGGAGCTGGTGGAGAAAAACATTTTGCCGGTGGATTCCAGCGTTAAACAAGCCATCATCG TGGGCCAGGTGAATTATCCCAAGGTTCTTGAGGAAGACAGCAATGATGCTTTGTCCCCGGAGCAACCGGCCAGCCAGGAGTCCCAGAGCTCTGTGCCCTCACCGGTGGAGAGCAGAGGACCCGAGACGCCCTCTCCAGTAGCACTGCCCAGCACCATCCTGCAG CCCCTCCCAACAACAGACTTCATGAAAGTAATCGCCACCAATGAGCCGCCTGCCAGCCACCCAGCTGTCACCCTCACTCATCCAGTCGCTACAGTTGTACCTCCAAAACCAGGCCCAACACTGGTGAAA CAAAGTCAGCAGAAAGCTCCCTCAGAGAAGAGTCGCAGTAAGAAGGGCAAGGAGCCGAAGCCGAGGGTGAAAAAGCTCAAGTACCACCAGTATGTTCCCCCAGACCAGAAGCAGGAGGCCAGCGAAGCACCTATGGACTCCTCATACGCCCGCTTactgcagcaacagcagctgtttctccagctgcagatcctcagccagcagcagcagcattacaACTACCAAACTATATTACCAGCACCACTCAA ACCTGTGGCAGAGGGTCAGAATAACGGTGGGAGCACACTGCCAACTTCTATTGTGGTGTCTTTGCCCACTGCACCTCCCCCTGCTGCTCTGCCTTCAGCATCGGCCCGGCAAAACAACTCACTGTCCAACCGCAAACCCGGTGTCCTGCCTGCCAACCTGGAGGAGATGAAG GTGGCCGAGCTGAAACTAGAGCTGAAGCTTCGTGGCCTCCCAGTGTCGGGAACAAAGACAGATCTGATAGAAAGACTGAAGCCTTTCCAGGACAATCCCAGCACCACTGCTGCCAGCATTCCCACTCCTGCCACTACTACCCTATCTGCCATCCCCATGGAGGTTACCACAACTACCACGCCTGGTGTAGTCCCAGTCCAGCAGGTGGCTCCAGAGAGCATGAGCTCTACACCGCCTGTCTCACCTGTTCCTTTTGATCTCTCCACCCTCCAGCAGGATGTAGGTATGTCTGAGGGTCCGTCTGAAATTCAAATGCTGACCTCGGTAGGGCAACAGTCCTCACCGTCTTTCAAAGTCCCAGAGGAAAAGGACAGAAGGCTCCACGAGAAGGAGCGGCAGATAGAAGAGCTGATGaggaagctggagcaggagcaGAAGCTGGTGGAGGAGCTGAAGATGCAACTGGAAGTGGAGAAAAGAGGTCAGGGTGACTCTGCCTCTGTGTCCCCAAAGATCGCTCCGGGAGCTGCTGTGAACTCTGTTCCTCCTGTCCTCAACTCTAACCTGGTGAAAGTCGAAGGTGCAGTCCTGTCAAACTGTTCATCGACCACTGCTGCCATCCCAAGCTCAATCCTGGGTTCACAGGCACTCTCAGCACCCGTGCCAGGAGTGGTGAAGTTGGAGGATGTGACTGTTTCTTCTGGCAAGCCGCTGCAGACCCAAACCAAGCTCATCACACAAATCCAGGCCTCAGGTCAGCCTCAAATAACCAGCAGCCCACAGCTCCTCTCGCAGTCCCAGAAAAGTCCCAAACTCCAGGCCCAGCCACAGTCCCAGCCCGCACCCCCCAGTCTGCAGCAGTTCTTCATCAGCCACTCGGGTGGTGTTTCCCAGGTGTTGGGTCAGCCTCAGACTTTGTTGACAGCAACTGGCCAAGCTGGAACCCAGATCCTCCTTCCAGTCTCACTGCCCAACAACGCTACTGCAATCCAGCTGCCAAGCACCACCGTCAGCCTGCAG CCTGTTCTCCAGGCCACAGTCTCAAACCCAGGCCTGGTCCATTCCTCAGtccctcagctgcagaccaCCAAGATGGAGATGGCGCACAGCCAGCAGCCGCTGCTACAA ACTCTGactatgtgcaataacactgCTGGCTTGGAGAACCAGAGTAGACCTGAGATGAATCCCCAGTGCTTTCTGAGAAGCTCCCCAGAGAATAAGCTCTCTCCACGAGCATCACCCAACCATCAAATCTCCAACGGGCCCCTCAATAAG CCTTCTTCTCCTCAGCCCACCTTCATCCTCCAGCCCACCTCCCTGGTTCCCCAGCCTCCTAAGACCAGAGAGCCTCCCCGCTATGAGGAGGCCATCAAACAGAGCCGCAGTCTTCACATCAACAACGTTTCACAG GTTCCCACAGCAACCAGCCAGCAAATGGACGACCTGTTTGACATCCTTATAGAGAGCGGAG AAATCACTCCATTTATCCAGCAGAACTCGCCGGTGTCTCACCCCAAGACTCTCCCTGTCACAGCCAGCATCACCACCCTTCCAGTCAACACCGTCCTGTCCAGACCGCCCCCGCAGGTCCAGGTAGCCCCTCCTCCTGCACTTGTGAACCCGTGCTTGCCCGGTCTCTCGTCCCTGGCCACAGACAATCAGCTGGAAGCCTTTCTAGAGGGGACGCTGGCCGAGACGCCGTCTGCGTCAGACCCTCGCACACAGGGCCTGATGGCGGAGCTGCAGGCCCAGCTCATGGAGCAGCAGCCCTTCTCACCCATGGACACATCAGAGCTGTCTTTCTGCGATTCCTCCTCGCCCCCGTCCTCACTCAACATGGGCCTGTCAGACCCGGCCCTGGACAACATGGAGTGGCTGGACCTCACCATGCCGCCGGCTCCTGGCGGCATGCTTACACCACTGGGTATCCCAGCGGACTTCCTGGATACACATGACCTGCACTGGGACTGA